The Mesorhizobium sp. B1-1-8 genome contains a region encoding:
- a CDS encoding phosphoserine transaminase, translated as MTTLTKPGLRPANPNFSSGPCAKRPGWSVEALRAAALGRSHRAKIGKTKLEQAIELTREILQVPADYRIGIVPASDTGAVEMALWSLLGERGVDMVAWESFGAGWVTDVVKQLKLADVRKIEAGYGELPDLARIDFDRDVVFTWNGTTSGVRVPNGDFIPADRKGLTICDATSAAFAQRLDFQKLDVVTFSWQKVLGGEGAHGMLILSPRAVERLEIYKPSWPLPKIFRLTSGGKLIEGIFKGETINTPSMLCVEDYLDALQWAKSIGGLDALIARADANAAVLEQFVDRSAWLGHLAVDPATRSNTSVCFSFTDPGVAALDADGQAAFAKGIISMLDKEGVAYDIGSYRDAPPGLRIWCGATVETSDLEALLPWLDWAFASQKASLKAAA; from the coding sequence ATGACGACGCTTACGAAGCCCGGACTCCGTCCGGCGAACCCCAATTTCTCCTCAGGTCCCTGCGCAAAACGTCCCGGCTGGTCGGTCGAGGCGCTGAGAGCTGCCGCGCTCGGACGTTCGCACCGCGCCAAGATCGGCAAGACCAAGCTCGAGCAGGCGATCGAGCTGACGCGCGAAATCCTACAGGTGCCGGCGGATTACCGCATCGGCATCGTGCCGGCTTCCGACACCGGCGCGGTCGAGATGGCGCTGTGGTCGCTGCTCGGCGAGCGCGGCGTCGACATGGTCGCCTGGGAAAGTTTTGGTGCCGGCTGGGTCACCGACGTGGTCAAGCAATTGAAGCTCGCCGACGTGCGCAAGATCGAGGCCGGCTACGGCGAACTGCCGGACCTCGCCAGGATCGACTTCGACCGTGACGTGGTCTTCACCTGGAACGGCACGACCTCGGGCGTGCGCGTGCCGAACGGCGATTTCATCCCGGCGGATCGCAAGGGCCTGACCATCTGCGACGCCACCTCGGCGGCGTTCGCGCAGAGGCTCGATTTCCAAAAGCTCGACGTCGTCACCTTCTCCTGGCAAAAGGTGCTGGGCGGCGAGGGCGCGCATGGCATGCTGATCCTGTCGCCCCGTGCCGTCGAGCGGCTGGAGATCTACAAGCCTTCATGGCCGCTGCCGAAGATTTTTCGTCTTACGTCGGGCGGCAAGCTGATCGAGGGCATCTTCAAGGGCGAGACCATCAACACACCGTCGATGCTGTGCGTCGAGGACTATCTCGATGCGTTGCAATGGGCGAAGTCCATCGGCGGCCTTGACGCGCTGATCGCCCGCGCCGATGCCAACGCCGCCGTGCTCGAACAGTTCGTGGACAGATCGGCGTGGCTTGGCCATCTCGCGGTCGATCCGGCAACGCGCTCGAACACCTCGGTCTGTTTCTCCTTCACCGATCCTGGCGTGGCGGCGCTCGATGCCGACGGCCAGGCGGCCTTCGCCAAGGGCATCATCTCGATGCTGGACAAGGAAGGCGTCGCTTACGACATCGGCTCCTATCGCGATGCGCCGCCCGGCCTGCGCATCTGGTGCGGCGCGACGGTCGAGACGTCGGACCTCGAGGCGCTGCTGCCTTGGCTCGACTGGGCCTTTGCCAGCCAAAAGGCGTCGCTCAAAGCGGCTGCCTGA